From Paenibacillus physcomitrellae, the proteins below share one genomic window:
- a CDS encoding putative holin-like toxin, which translates to MEVKDALTIMFLFGSFILALLTYMNSNNKRK; encoded by the coding sequence ATGGAAGTTAAAGATGCGTTGACGATCATGTTTTTATTTGGATCATTCATCCTCGCACTTCTCACTTACATGAATTCGAACAACAAGAGAAAGTAA
- a CDS encoding shikimate kinase, with product MDYVDTDILIQEHEGRMLQEILDGEGVERFLEVEEVIVSGLQVVNSIISTGGSVIYSDKAMNTLKQNGQIIYLHVPYEEIKQRLTNISSRGIVIMKGHSLQEVYDERVPLYIKYNDAILDKEIEQCISEIIGIRELE from the coding sequence ATGGATTATGTGGACACTGATATTTTAATACAAGAACATGAAGGTAGAATGTTGCAAGAAATTTTAGATGGTGAGGGTGTTGAGAGGTTTCTTGAAGTTGAAGAAGTGATTGTTTCAGGTCTGCAAGTAGTTAACAGCATTATTTCGACAGGGGGAAGTGTGATCTACTCTGATAAAGCTATGAACACACTTAAACAGAATGGACAGATTATATATTTACATGTCCCGTATGAAGAAATTAAACAGAGGCTAACAAACATCTCAAGCAGAGGAATTGTAATAATGAAAGGACATAGTCTTCAAGAAGTTTATGATGAAAGAGTTCCTTTGTATATAAAGTATAATGATGCCATCCTTGATAAAGAGATAGAACAATGTATTAGTGAAATTATAGGAATAAGAGAACTTGAGTAA
- a CDS encoding GNAT family N-acetyltransferase — protein sequence MMKYIIRPVIENDIAFLWDMLYESLFAPEGQEPFNKEIINEPLISKYVEGWGRPGDFGFIAMNNEDKPVGSVTARYFSESNKGYGFIDKDVPELGMAILKEYRGTGIGTALLEELFKEARRKKIGRISLSVDPSNKAAMRLYQRFGFEEVGKIGTSLTMVANLVDFDGQDRN from the coding sequence ATGATGAAATATATTATTAGACCAGTAATAGAGAATGATATTGCTTTTTTGTGGGATATGCTATATGAATCTTTATTTGCTCCTGAAGGTCAGGAGCCATTCAATAAAGAGATTATTAATGAGCCATTAATTTCAAAGTATGTTGAAGGATGGGGGCGGCCTGGAGATTTTGGATTTATTGCAATGAATAATGAAGACAAGCCAGTTGGCTCGGTAACAGCACGTTATTTTAGTGAGAGTAATAAAGGTTATGGATTTATTGATAAGGATGTGCCGGAACTCGGAATGGCGATTCTAAAAGAATACAGGGGAACAGGGATCGGTACAGCGTTGTTAGAGGAATTGTTTAAGGAAGCCAGGAGGAAGAAGATTGGAAGGATCTCGCTGAGTGTGGACCCATCGAATAAAGCAGCGATGAGACTTTATCAACGCTTTGGTTTTGAGGAAGTAGGTAAAATAGGCACCTCATTAACTATGGTTGCAAATTTGGTTGATTTTGATGGGCAAGATAGGAACTGA
- a CDS encoding MSMEG_1061 family FMN-dependent PPOX-type flavoprotein has product MKTPFREILSSEEEIRDILGFPSELVKKKTVYELDNHCRNFISMSPILFLSTSDDKGFCDVSPRGDAPGSVFVLNEKHLVIPERPGNRRIDSLRNILLNPRVGIVFIIPGLEETLRINGKAYVIKDHEILDLMKAKDKKPLLGIGVEIEECFIHCAKAFKRSRIWESESWVAVDALPSIPKILKDHVNSSEYTTEMIRKGLQESYEKRLY; this is encoded by the coding sequence ATGAAGACTCCTTTTAGAGAGATCTTATCTTCAGAAGAAGAAATTAGAGATATCTTGGGCTTTCCAAGTGAACTTGTAAAGAAAAAAACTGTATATGAATTAGACAATCATTGTCGGAACTTCATCTCCATGTCGCCGATATTATTTTTATCTACTTCGGATGATAAGGGCTTCTGTGATGTGTCACCGCGAGGTGATGCACCAGGATCAGTTTTCGTTCTAAATGAAAAGCATCTAGTTATTCCAGAAAGACCCGGTAATCGTAGGATTGATTCATTGAGGAATATCTTATTGAATCCCAGAGTAGGCATAGTATTTATTATCCCTGGGCTTGAAGAAACGCTTAGAATTAATGGAAAAGCATATGTAATAAAGGATCATGAAATTCTTGATCTCATGAAAGCTAAAGATAAAAAACCGCTATTAGGTATTGGAGTGGAAATTGAAGAATGTTTTATACATTGTGCTAAAGCATTCAAGAGGTCAAGGATATGGGAAAGTGAGTCGTGGGTAGCTGTTGATGCACTACCATCCATTCCAAAAATCCTAAAAGATCATGTAAATTCATCTGAATATACAACAGAAATGATCCGTAAAGGACTTCAAGAAAGCTACGAAAAAAGACTATATTAA
- a CDS encoding IS3 family transposase (programmed frameshift), with protein MPKERRTFTAEFKRQMVQLYENGKSRAAIVKEYELSPSALDRWIKQANTSGSFAEKDNRTAEENELIALRKELKQLRMENDIFKASRADHGTKVKIIKQNRDKYSVSAMCKVLQIAKSTFYYEAIDKENEDESILTETIVEIFQSNRKAYGTRKIKTKLQEQGYIVSRRRIGRIMKEQGLVSTYTIAQYKPHKTACNDAETANVLKREFDQKEAKRFVVSDLTYVKVQHKWHYICVLIDLFNREIIGHSAGPRKDAALISRAFATVEGDLSDIQWFHTDRGSEFKNQNIDALLRTFNIGRSLSMKGCPYDNAVAEATYKVMKTEFINQMHFQSLHHLNVELYDYVNWFNRHRVHGSLGYMTPVQYKTTALKKVV; from the exons ATGCCAAAAGAAAGACGTACATTTACAGCAGAATTTAAGAGACAAATGGTTCAGTTATATGAAAACGGGAAATCAAGAGCGGCTATTGTGAAAGAGTATGAGCTAAGCCCATCTGCTCTAGATCGCTGGATTAAACAAGCGAACACCTCGGGTTCCTTCGCTGAAAAGGATAACCGAACGGCAGAAGAAAACGAACTTATTGCTCTTCGCAAAGAACTTAAGCAGCTTCGAATGGAGAATGACATTT TTAAAGCAAGCCGCGCTGATCATGGGACGAAAGTAAAGATCATAAAGCAAAATCGTGATAAATACTCGGTATCAGCAATGTGCAAAGTCCTACAAATCGCGAAAAGCACTTTTTACTATGAAGCGATTGATAAAGAAAACGAAGATGAAAGTATCCTTACGGAGACTATCGTCGAGATTTTCCAGAGCAACCGCAAAGCCTACGGAACACGGAAGATTAAAACGAAACTTCAGGAGCAAGGATACATCGTTTCCAGGCGCCGAATTGGACGGATTATGAAAGAGCAAGGCCTTGTGTCCACATACACAATCGCCCAGTATAAGCCGCATAAAACGGCTTGTAACGATGCAGAAACAGCTAATGTATTGAAGCGTGAGTTTGACCAAAAGGAAGCGAAACGCTTTGTCGTCAGCGATCTGACGTATGTGAAAGTCCAGCACAAGTGGCATTATATTTGCGTATTGATCGACTTATTTAACAGAGAAATCATTGGCCACAGTGCAGGTCCACGTAAGGACGCTGCTCTAATTTCCCGTGCCTTTGCCACAGTAGAAGGCGACTTAAGCGACATTCAGTGGTTCCACACGGACCGTGGAAGTGAGTTTAAAAACCAGAATATTGATGCGCTGTTAAGGACTTTTAACATTGGTCGCTCGTTAAGCATGAAGGGCTGTCCTTACGACAACGCCGTTGCTGAAGCGACCTACAAAGTAATGAAAACCGAATTCATTAACCAGATGCATTTCCAAAGTCTTCACCATCTAAACGTAGAATTATATGACTATGTGAATTGGTTCAACAGACATAGAGTTCATGGCTCACTAGGTTACATGACACCCGTTCAGTACAAAACTACAGCCCTTAAAAAAGTTGTCTGA
- a CDS encoding DUF6157 family protein, giving the protein MKQHTTNYFNAFIEVAEDCPTTKATEPPLKDPKTAVRIEYEMLIDRPYQYTSDDVLYEANGNRRGISREDFFSKGQPCFRSSALSKRYGWGVHSDKDGKIAIYAIESDDYSRFANDGTLKHVKAMRSSKK; this is encoded by the coding sequence ATGAAACAACACACCACAAACTATTTTAATGCATTTATCGAAGTGGCAGAGGATTGCCCAACAACCAAAGCCACGGAACCACCGTTGAAAGACCCAAAGACTGCTGTGCGAATCGAGTACGAAATGCTTATAGACAGACCCTATCAGTATACTTCAGATGATGTACTTTACGAAGCTAACGGTAATCGTAGAGGAATAAGCCGCGAGGACTTTTTCTCAAAAGGCCAACCGTGCTTTCGTTCTTCGGCTCTTTCCAAGCGTTATGGCTGGGGAGTGCATAGTGACAAAGACGGAAAAATAGCTATTTACGCCATAGAATCAGACGATTATTCACGCTTTGCAAATGACGGAACTCTTAAGCATGTTAAGGCAATGCGCTCAAGCAAGAAATGA
- a CDS encoding retropepsin-like aspartic protease family protein: MKINYDGQLITTSLTVTFRGRALRIDDVIIDTGSSHTIISPDILEEIGVTYETGDSIYEAYGIGGSVPFYTKIMDRVEIGTRSIENIEIDVGILPKDHKGLLGLDILKQHSFIIDLKTLELRT, translated from the coding sequence ATGAAAATTAACTATGATGGACAGTTAATTACGACGTCGCTTACCGTTACATTCAGAGGAAGAGCATTAAGAATAGATGATGTGATTATAGATACAGGGTCCTCACATACTATAATTAGTCCTGATATTTTGGAGGAAATAGGTGTGACCTACGAAACAGGTGATTCTATATATGAAGCATACGGGATTGGGGGAAGCGTTCCTTTCTATACAAAAATTATGGACAGGGTTGAAATAGGTACAAGAAGCATTGAGAATATAGAAATAGATGTTGGCATACTGCCGAAGGACCATAAAGGGTTGCTCGGATTGGATATTCTTAAACAACACAGCTTTATTATTGACTTGAAAACATTAGAATTACGTACTTAA
- a CDS encoding NUDIX domain-containing protein: MSHVRVRCTGLIIEDNSILLVEYDNNGIHYNLPGGGLEPGETIVDGVIREVYEETNADVEVGKLALIYEFAPHKQSGDYKVTERHGLHLIFECKLINNSIPKPPRQPDPHQVAVKWIPLDEIESILLIPNISKQIKEYVNNRKTIDLIEDHQLERLKL, translated from the coding sequence TTGTCACATGTTAGAGTTAGATGTACTGGATTAATAATCGAAGACAATTCAATTTTATTAGTTGAGTATGATAACAATGGAATTCATTACAATCTACCGGGCGGAGGATTAGAGCCTGGAGAAACAATAGTTGATGGTGTTATTCGAGAAGTATATGAAGAAACCAACGCAGACGTCGAAGTCGGTAAGTTAGCTCTAATTTATGAATTTGCTCCTCATAAACAGTCAGGCGACTATAAAGTGACAGAAAGACATGGATTACATCTTATTTTCGAATGCAAATTAATTAATAATTCGATCCCAAAGCCCCCTCGGCAACCAGATCCTCACCAAGTCGCTGTAAAGTGGATACCATTAGATGAAATAGAATCAATACTATTAATACCAAATATCTCGAAACAAATAAAGGAATATGTAAACAATAGAAAAACAATAGACTTGATTGAAGATCATCAATTAGAAAGACTGAAATTATAA
- a CDS encoding DUF5677 domain-containing protein yields MMFWKSPEVINEEQLKSTKDMVDKWLILIDKIRENLLQNSTILENNKDYANQRHIILSELSMAQFFTFSSISTLISNAHYSDAFTLLRVLYEGHLHLWNLWNCDDEEFQKYVVLVVMHEWGVANEVLSIKDTILKEEYYSNERLNTLKQRYDEARLLFNCREGKIPKNYTTKTILKLAQEVDESEGGKPFRQLMHSRLYSSGSEYVHRSFYGLREGYAVVEHNGKHVLFPNPRRGIETCWWATSIELDTVIWQSIFLGVEDVTKIMKELRNEVRELAKEWLL; encoded by the coding sequence ATGATGTTCTGGAAATCCCCAGAAGTAATAAATGAAGAGCAATTAAAATCGACAAAAGATATGGTAGATAAGTGGCTAATATTAATTGACAAGATTAGGGAGAATCTTCTTCAAAACTCTACTATTCTTGAAAACAATAAAGACTATGCAAATCAAAGACATATAATATTGTCAGAATTAAGTATGGCCCAATTTTTTACTTTCAGTTCAATATCAACATTAATTTCGAATGCACATTATTCGGATGCATTCACATTGTTAAGAGTATTATACGAAGGACATTTACATTTATGGAATTTGTGGAATTGTGATGACGAAGAGTTTCAAAAATACGTAGTCTTAGTGGTAATGCATGAATGGGGAGTAGCCAACGAAGTTCTATCTATAAAAGATACTATACTTAAAGAAGAATACTACAGTAACGAGAGGTTAAATACCTTAAAACAACGTTATGATGAAGCAAGACTGTTATTCAATTGCAGGGAAGGCAAGATCCCAAAGAACTATACAACCAAGACGATATTAAAGCTAGCTCAAGAAGTTGATGAATCAGAAGGTGGTAAACCTTTTAGGCAATTAATGCATAGCAGGTTATACTCGTCTGGGTCGGAATATGTGCATCGCAGTTTCTATGGATTGCGAGAAGGATATGCAGTAGTAGAACACAATGGAAAACATGTATTGTTTCCAAATCCGCGTAGAGGGATAGAGACTTGTTGGTGGGCGACCTCCATAGAATTAGATACAGTAATATGGCAATCGATTTTTTTGGGAGTAGAGGATGTTACTAAGATAATGAAAGAACTTAGAAATGAAGTAAGAGAGTTAGCTAAAGAATGGTTGTTATGA